One genomic segment of Brassica napus cultivar Da-Ae chromosome A3, Da-Ae, whole genome shotgun sequence includes these proteins:
- the LOC111214576 gene encoding uncharacterized protein LOC111214576: MAHDQASKTLSSVNVASSPLKPSAMEACRNETLPSIDVVASSPLKPSAMEACGNETSTSINVASSSPLKPSAMEACGNETSTSINVASSSPLKPPTTTESTRVFNQTPEKQPFNLKNQDLVQTQSSPSRHSLAVPLLSSVSQGTSKDGGIQIITEQDPRVPTVNMPAQVTPWSVYVKRCHEMILFLTASALAFLPIRYMIHEYTKCGSILCVQHYVEGVHTLLGDFKKLDPFILFALAYAGFYILSSGSFSPPTVRIFEAASILLGFGMVFVLIYYISIITFYVGLASFVVLVVAATFREVLRA; encoded by the exons ATGGCTCATGATCAAGCTTCCAAAACCTTGTCGTCCGTTAACGTCGCATCTTCACCTTTGAAACCGTCCGCCATGGAAGCTTGCCGCAACGAAACTTTGCCGTCTATCGACGTCGTCGCATCTTCACCTTTGAAACCGTCCGCCATGGAAGCTTGCGGCAACGAAACCTCGACGTCCATCAACGTTGCATCTTCTTCACCTTTGAAACCGTCCGCCATGGAAGCTTGCGGCAACGAAACCTCGACGTCCATCAACGTTGCATCTTCTTCACCTTTGAAACCGCCAACGACTACTGAATCAACTCGTGTTTTCAATCAGACACCGGAGAAACAGCCGTTTAATCTGAAGAATCAAGATCTAGTTCAAACCCAAAGCTCTCCTTCAAG ACACTCCCTAGCGGTACCATTACTCAGTTCAGTGTCGCAAGGCACTTCCAAGGATGGGGGAATCCAAATCATAACTGAGCAAGATCCGAGAGTTCCTACGGTGAATATGCCAGCTCAAGTAACACC GTGGTCTGTTTACGTAAAAAGGTGCCATGAAATGATACTATTTTTAACGGCGTCTGCTTTGGCTTTCTTGCCAATTCGTTATATGATTCATGAATACACAAAGTGCGGCAGCATCCTTTGTGTCCAACATTACGTAGAAGGGGTTCATACTTTACTGGGAGATTTCAAGAAGCTTgatccttttattttatttgcctTGGCCTACGCTGGGTTCTACATCTTGTCTTCGGGTTCCTTCTCACCCCCCACTGTGCGGATTTTTGAGGCAGCGTCAATATTATTGGGTTTCGGCATGGTCTTTGTTTTGATATACTATATATCAATCATTACTTTTTACGTAGGTCTGGCTTCATTTGTTGTTTTAGTAGTAGCCGCTACGTTCCGTGAGGTCCTCCGTGCATGA